A section of the Bacillus sp. HSf4 genome encodes:
- a CDS encoding helix-turn-helix domain-containing protein: MKKYPGACETAGGYSCPVEATIDIIGGKWKSVILFHLIDEKKRFNELRRLMPGITQRMLTLQLRELERDGIVHREVYKQVPPKVEYRLTEFGKTLIPIIHQMMNWGLSYAAKIDEARTRSAAAEKL, from the coding sequence ATGAAAAAATATCCGGGAGCATGCGAAACAGCGGGAGGCTATTCGTGTCCGGTGGAAGCGACGATTGATATTATCGGCGGCAAATGGAAAAGCGTGATTTTATTTCATTTGATCGATGAAAAAAAGCGATTTAATGAACTGCGGCGTTTGATGCCCGGTATAACGCAGCGGATGCTGACCCTGCAGCTTCGCGAACTGGAGCGCGACGGAATCGTTCATCGCGAAGTGTATAAACAGGTTCCGCCGAAAGTCGAGTATCGTTTAACAGAATTCGGCAAGACCCTGATCCCGATCATTCATCAAATGATGAACTGGGGATTGTCATATGCCGCTAAGATCGATGAGGCGCGCACTAGATCGGCGGCGGCTGAAAAGCTTTAA
- a CDS encoding nucleotide sugar dehydrogenase — MKDQESQNKTIAVIGLGFVGLPLAMLLIAKGMPVIGVDLDEEKIDCLKRGKSYISDIKGETVQSGIESGLFRPVADYRMIKEAGAVIICVPTPLDDQSGPDLAYVEKAAQSIAEHLQKGQLVVLESSTYPGTTRDIVKPILERSGLTCGRDFYLAYSPERVDPGNQFPIEVVPKVVGGTTAQCLDRIYRLYSGIYQEVVPVTSPETAELTKLLENTYRFINISFINEFAMICDKLGVNVWEVIEAASTKPYGFSAFYPGPGIGGHCIPVDPLYLQFMIKKIGLSSEFIQLSEATNDRIVRYIAERSLQLAGKDKATEANIFIYGVTYKRNVADMRESKSLDIIEKLIGMGAAVSYHDPYVPELDLHGQKLSSKPINSETLKQYDCVVVLTDHAELPKDLFLEHAKVVFDTRGVLRDDSGKAKVVQLGNGLS, encoded by the coding sequence ATGAAGGATCAGGAAAGTCAAAACAAAACGATAGCAGTCATAGGCCTAGGGTTTGTCGGCCTGCCCTTGGCGATGTTGTTAATCGCAAAAGGAATGCCGGTCATCGGCGTTGATTTGGACGAAGAAAAAATCGATTGTTTAAAAAGGGGAAAAAGCTATATATCCGATATTAAAGGCGAAACGGTGCAAAGCGGCATAGAGTCCGGCTTATTTCGCCCTGTTGCGGATTATCGGATGATCAAAGAAGCCGGCGCGGTCATCATTTGCGTGCCGACACCGCTCGATGATCAGTCCGGACCCGACTTGGCTTATGTGGAAAAAGCGGCGCAATCGATCGCAGAACACTTGCAAAAAGGCCAGCTCGTCGTCTTGGAAAGCTCGACATATCCCGGCACGACAAGAGACATCGTCAAACCGATTTTAGAGCGGAGCGGTCTGACTTGCGGAAGAGACTTTTATTTGGCCTATTCGCCTGAGCGGGTCGATCCAGGCAATCAATTCCCGATCGAAGTCGTTCCGAAAGTGGTCGGAGGAACGACGGCTCAATGTCTTGACCGCATCTATCGATTATACAGCGGGATTTACCAAGAGGTCGTGCCGGTGACATCTCCGGAAACTGCCGAGCTGACAAAACTGCTGGAAAATACGTATCGATTTATTAATATTTCATTTATTAACGAGTTCGCGATGATTTGCGACAAACTCGGCGTCAATGTCTGGGAAGTCATCGAAGCGGCAAGCACGAAGCCTTACGGATTTTCCGCATTTTATCCCGGACCGGGCATCGGCGGCCACTGCATACCAGTTGACCCTTTATATTTGCAGTTTATGATTAAAAAAATCGGCCTCTCAAGCGAATTTATCCAGCTGTCGGAGGCGACGAACGATCGAATCGTCCGCTATATTGCCGAGCGCTCATTGCAATTGGCGGGCAAGGATAAAGCGACGGAGGCGAATATATTCATCTACGGTGTGACATATAAACGGAATGTGGCCGATATGCGCGAATCGAAATCGCTCGATATCATCGAGAAGCTGATCGGCATGGGGGCCGCTGTTTCCTATCACGATCCGTACGTGCCGGAGCTTGATCTTCACGGTCAAAAGCTTTCCAGCAAACCGATCAATTCCGAGACTTTGAAACAATATGACTGTGTCGTCGTGTTAACAGACCATGCCGAACTTCCGAAAGATTTGTTCTTAGAACATGCAAAAGTCGTCTTTGATACGAGGGGCGTTTTAAGAGACGACTCTGGGAAAGCTAAAGTCGTCCAGCTTGGAAATGGTCTTTCGTAG
- a CDS encoding NAD(P)H-dependent oxidoreductase — protein MADQSKKQDILAAYQFRHAAKEFDPNQKISDEDFHFILETGRLSPSSFGLEPWKFLVIQNEELREKLRAVSWGAQGQLPTASHFVLLLGRTAQEMKYDSDYIEEHLDNVKKMPPEIKENMIKKGGVLSKFQESDFHLLESDRAMFDWVSKQTYIALGNMMTAAAMIGIDSCPIEGFDYDQVHDILEKEGLLEDGKFDVSVMVAFGYRVKEPRPKTRQELDQVVKWVN, from the coding sequence ATGGCAGATCAATCCAAAAAACAAGATATACTTGCTGCATATCAATTTAGACATGCCGCGAAAGAATTTGACCCGAATCAAAAGATTTCAGACGAAGATTTTCATTTTATTTTAGAAACGGGCAGATTGTCACCGAGTTCATTCGGTCTTGAGCCGTGGAAATTTCTTGTCATTCAAAACGAAGAATTGCGCGAAAAGCTGCGTGCAGTCTCATGGGGAGCACAGGGGCAGCTTCCGACAGCGAGCCATTTCGTATTGCTGCTCGGCCGTACCGCTCAGGAAATGAAGTATGATTCCGACTATATTGAAGAGCATCTGGACAATGTCAAAAAAATGCCGCCTGAAATTAAGGAAAACATGATTAAAAAGGGCGGTGTATTGAGTAAATTTCAAGAATCCGATTTTCATTTGCTTGAAAGCGATCGGGCGATGTTTGACTGGGTCTCTAAGCAAACTTATATCGCGCTCGGCAATATGATGACGGCGGCAGCGATGATCGGCATCGACTCCTGCCCGATCGAAGGCTTCGATTATGACCAAGTCCACGACATCTTGGAAAAAGAAGGGCTGCTTGAAGATGGAAAATTTGACGTTTCCGTCATGGTCGCCTTCGGATACCGCGTCAAAGAGCCGCGTCCGAAAACAAGACAGGAGCTTGATCAAGTCGTTAAATGGGTAAACTAA
- a CDS encoding Gfo/Idh/MocA family oxidoreductase: protein MTLHFGLIGCGYMSRKHLRALNLCDGAELSAVSDVQNERMAEAAEYYAAMGSTKRNIARYEQYHDLLADENVEAVIIAAVSGLHAEMAKKSLLAGKHVVLEKPMTLSLKDADDIIELAERKSLKLMVCHQMRHRPIMRKIKDTIEQGKLGKPYLGAVSLRLNRSPAYYEAAAWRGSWEKDGGMLVNQGIHLIDLLQWFLGDVKSVYGDMLTVSPAKETEDVALGVLTFGNQAKGVIEANIVTQPNNLGSSLSIFAENGAISLEGPSLNKINRWFIAGKEKDRKEAEKLIDQEGEQTAMYQNFISAVQSDEPLLIDGYEGKKALQTIFGIYQSALSKRVVELPLPSFQTADMNKK, encoded by the coding sequence GTGACGCTTCATTTCGGCCTGATCGGCTGCGGCTACATGTCCAGAAAACATCTGCGCGCCCTCAATCTGTGCGACGGGGCGGAACTATCGGCAGTCAGTGATGTACAAAACGAAAGAATGGCGGAAGCGGCTGAATACTATGCAGCGATGGGCAGCACGAAACGAAACATCGCGCGCTATGAACAATATCACGATTTGCTTGCTGATGAGAACGTCGAAGCCGTGATCATTGCCGCCGTTTCCGGACTTCATGCGGAAATGGCGAAAAAGTCTTTGCTGGCGGGAAAGCATGTTGTCTTGGAAAAACCAATGACACTGTCTTTGAAAGATGCCGACGACATCATTGAGCTGGCGGAGCGGAAAAGTCTGAAGCTTATGGTCTGCCATCAAATGCGCCACCGGCCGATCATGAGAAAAATAAAAGACACGATCGAACAAGGCAAATTGGGAAAGCCATACTTAGGCGCCGTTTCGCTTCGCTTGAACCGCTCTCCTGCGTATTATGAGGCGGCCGCATGGCGGGGAAGCTGGGAAAAGGACGGTGGTATGCTTGTCAACCAGGGCATACATTTGATCGATCTTTTGCAATGGTTTTTAGGCGATGTAAAAAGCGTATACGGTGATATGCTGACCGTTTCACCCGCAAAGGAAACGGAAGATGTGGCCCTTGGCGTCCTGACTTTTGGCAATCAGGCAAAGGGGGTTATCGAAGCCAATATTGTCACACAGCCAAACAATCTGGGGAGTTCGCTTTCGATCTTTGCGGAAAACGGAGCGATTTCATTGGAGGGACCATCTTTAAACAAGATCAACCGCTGGTTTATCGCCGGGAAAGAGAAGGATAGGAAAGAAGCGGAAAAGCTGATTGATCAAGAGGGCGAGCAAACCGCCATGTACCAAAATTTCATCAGCGCCGTGCAATCAGATGAACCGCTTTTGATTGACGGATATGAAGGAAAAAAAGCGTTGCAAACCATTTTTGGCATCTATCAATCTGCACTGTCCAAAAGAGTCGTCGAACTGCCGCTTCCATCATTTCAAACGGCTGACATGAACAAGAAATAG
- a CDS encoding TetR/AcrR family transcriptional regulator, producing the protein MKERMIQETIQLIQQKGFTFTMSDLAKQLSVSKRTIYECFSSKDNLVEQVIDHVIQQIKEKEKAITANEQLGVIEKIEQILISVPADFELMDIRLLTELKKFHYEQWLKLDVFLKEDWSVVEDLFKQGISQGMIKEIHLPLFIQMYTGSLSQIYDPSSSLKNRFTMGEILTSAVDILIHGISAKQK; encoded by the coding sequence TTGAAAGAACGGATGATTCAAGAAACAATTCAACTGATTCAGCAAAAAGGGTTTACCTTTACGATGAGCGATTTAGCAAAACAATTATCCGTCAGTAAACGCACGATTTATGAATGTTTCTCTTCAAAAGACAACCTTGTTGAGCAAGTGATCGATCATGTAATCCAGCAAATTAAAGAAAAGGAGAAAGCCATCACGGCTAATGAACAGCTCGGGGTAATCGAAAAAATCGAACAAATCTTGATTTCCGTACCGGCTGATTTTGAGTTAATGGATATTCGCTTATTGACGGAATTGAAAAAATTCCATTATGAACAATGGCTGAAACTTGATGTGTTTTTAAAGGAGGATTGGTCTGTTGTTGAAGATCTGTTCAAACAAGGGATCTCGCAAGGAATGATTAAAGAGATCCATTTGCCGCTATTCATTCAAATGTACACAGGGAGTCTGAGTCAGATTTATGATCCCTCTTCTTCTCTGAAAAACCGGTTTACAATGGGAGAAATTTTGACATCAGCCGTCGATATTCTGATCCACGGCATCAGTGCGAAACAAAAATAG
- a CDS encoding alpha/beta fold hydrolase, which yields MGILLIMLGLGLSIFAASLIVSYLFVLPHRSSYEETFFSGVKNGEIIDDVFDSHQKEELFLTSKDGCQLHAMLFPVPKSRKAVMIAHGIKWSLFGGYKYVELFQSLGYHVLLCDSRAHGLSGGSHVSYGFFEKHDLAMWADELEQKFGKDLYIGVLGESLGAAAAVELMKQDRRIKFCIADSCFSDLTELCRFQLKAAVKWAVPFLIPLTSRLIKQRYGWSLSDISPVKNLEETETPLFIIHGTNDQLVPLQMAKSLYERKKGIKKLYVIEGAGHVGGFSQNPEAYFNNIRDFLLKVEPVHSV from the coding sequence ATGGGAATTCTGTTGATCATGTTGGGGCTGGGGCTCAGCATTTTCGCCGCCAGTTTGATTGTCAGTTATTTGTTTGTACTGCCGCACAGGAGCAGTTATGAAGAAACTTTCTTTAGCGGTGTCAAAAATGGGGAAATCATTGATGATGTCTTCGATTCACATCAAAAAGAGGAGCTGTTTTTGACGTCTAAGGACGGCTGTCAGCTGCATGCGATGCTTTTTCCTGTTCCAAAAAGCAGGAAAGCCGTCATGATCGCCCATGGCATCAAATGGTCGCTGTTTGGCGGCTACAAATATGTCGAACTGTTTCAGTCGCTCGGCTACCACGTTCTCCTGTGCGACAGCAGAGCCCACGGCTTAAGCGGAGGATCGCACGTTTCCTACGGATTTTTTGAGAAGCACGATTTGGCAATGTGGGCGGATGAGCTTGAACAAAAGTTCGGCAAAGACCTTTATATCGGCGTCCTCGGCGAATCGCTGGGAGCGGCGGCTGCCGTTGAATTGATGAAACAAGACAGGAGAATCAAGTTCTGTATTGCCGATTCTTGTTTCAGCGATTTAACCGAACTATGCCGGTTCCAGCTGAAAGCGGCTGTCAAATGGGCTGTTCCGTTTCTGATTCCATTGACAAGCCGTCTGATCAAACAGCGCTACGGCTGGAGCCTTTCTGATATTTCACCTGTCAAAAACCTTGAAGAGACAGAGACGCCGCTTTTTATTATTCACGGGACAAATGATCAGCTTGTCCCGCTGCAAATGGCTAAAAGCCTGTATGAACGCAAAAAAGGAATCAAAAAGCTCTATGTCATTGAAGGAGCCGGACATGTCGGCGGGTTCAGCCAAAATCCGGAGGCGTATTTTAACAACATAAGAGACTTTTTGCTGAAAGTTGAGCCGGTCCACTCTGTTTAA
- a CDS encoding multifunctional 2',3'-cyclic-nucleotide 2'-phosphodiesterase/3'-nucleotidase/5'-nucleotidase yields MVGIQKRRFSRKNILRILLTSVMILSLLMPNTQTYAEEQNEHPLINLSILGTTDIHAHMMDYDYYADKETAEFGLARTAQLIEKYRSRNPNTILVDNGDLIQGNPLGEYIFKHERESIISGTKTHPIIDVMNKLHYDAGTLGNHEFNYGLEFLDGTIKGAEFPIVNANIKTPDGKNKYTPYHIEDRTVTDESGQKHQLKVGYIGFVPPQILTWDKKHLDGKITVQDITESAKETIPKMKQEGADVIIAIAHSGIENGEQAAGAENAVYDLALKTEGIDAIISGHQHGLFPGTDYPGNGVIDNQKGTINGIPVVMPKNWGSHLGIIDMQLEQDGGKWTVNNASAKTEAIAGNVTSRNETVVSAIKDTHEKTLEYVRAPVGQTEADINSFFAQVKDDPSIQIVTDAQKWYAEDVMKGTEYENLPILSAGAPFKAGGRNGADYYTNIKAGNLAIKNIGDLYLYDNTLYIVKLTGSEVKDWIEMSAGQFNQIDPSKSGEQALLNPDFRSYNFDVIDGVTYQIDVTQPAKYNASGGVKNPQANRVKLLSYNGKPVRDDQEFLVVTNNYRASGGGGFPHLTQDKVVYAAADENRQVLMNYIMEKKTVNPAADNNWSIAPIKGADVTFESSLLAKPFAEKAQDIDFVRESENKGYGVYKLNFDGSEPPVDDENWTLTVMHTNDTHAHLDGAARRAAKVKEIRSETENNVLLDAGDVFSGDLYFTKWNGLADLKLMNMMGYDAMTFGNHEFDKGPKVLADFLSGNGTAVDPENTYRFEKPDFPIVSSNVDVSKEPELNKFRKEPSVLKAGEKKESGIYPYILLDVNGEQVGVFGLTTEDTSYTSSPGPNIVFHDAYQSAEKTVKELKEKEKVNKIIALTHLGHNRDLELAKKVKGIDLIIGGHTHTLVDHLEVVENEEPTIVAQAKDYGQFLGRVDVTFDNNGVIQTDKSSSHLIAIDENTAEDSAAKEDLDRFKEAIEDLKTKVVGYADVPLDGKREHVRSKETNLGNFIADGMLRKAKQAGGADIAITNGGGIRASIDKGEITLGEVLTVMPFGNTLYAADLTGAQIKEALEHGVSQVEEGGGAFPHVAGLTFTFTLSKPEGERILDVKLVNEKGESEPLDPKKTYRVATNNFMGGGGDGYSVFKEAKNGVDLGFTDYEIFTEQLDSYDAVSPNIENRITEVFLPEKQADGIWTLAEKPFQTYAANANQAIVYFPDTEKENIKLSMTKAQTDLVKKRTNDPNITLKNDKIAMHLPAVNLASEEAKIAIKITKDIKQAVTNVYDFSIRQKGKAVSTFKEPVGLFFQVDQPDKKNSVYFVDRKNNRFTKVKNGYSKGHTVAGYVNHFSEYTVLNAKHAGTPPAAPGDGGDGGEKPAGPDSSNGGSGTDGDGHDDGQAPPDSFNGQLPDTATNIYNWLMLGFLLVAFGGVLYLYQRKKRSLKQM; encoded by the coding sequence ATGGTGGGAATACAGAAAAGACGGTTTTCAAGGAAAAACATTCTCCGTATTCTGCTAACCTCAGTGATGATACTCAGTTTACTCATGCCAAACACCCAGACATATGCAGAAGAACAAAATGAACACCCGCTGATCAACCTCAGCATCTTGGGTACGACAGATATCCACGCCCATATGATGGATTATGACTACTATGCCGACAAAGAAACGGCTGAATTCGGACTGGCACGAACGGCTCAGCTGATCGAAAAGTACCGGAGCCGAAATCCGAACACAATTCTTGTCGACAACGGCGACTTAATTCAAGGAAACCCTCTAGGGGAATACATCTTCAAACATGAACGTGAATCGATTATCTCCGGAACGAAAACACACCCGATCATTGATGTCATGAACAAACTGCATTATGACGCCGGCACGCTCGGAAACCACGAATTCAACTACGGCCTTGAATTCCTTGACGGCACGATAAAAGGGGCCGAATTTCCCATCGTCAATGCCAATATTAAAACACCGGACGGAAAGAACAAATATACCCCATATCATATTGAAGACCGGACGGTGACGGATGAAAGCGGCCAAAAGCACCAGCTTAAAGTCGGCTACATCGGCTTCGTTCCGCCTCAGATTTTAACATGGGATAAAAAGCACCTGGACGGCAAAATCACAGTGCAGGACATCACCGAATCAGCGAAAGAAACGATTCCAAAAATGAAACAGGAAGGCGCCGACGTGATCATCGCGATCGCCCACTCCGGAATTGAAAATGGCGAACAGGCGGCGGGAGCCGAAAACGCCGTTTATGACCTGGCTCTCAAGACGGAAGGAATAGATGCGATCATCTCCGGACATCAGCACGGTCTGTTCCCCGGCACCGACTATCCCGGTAACGGCGTGATCGACAACCAAAAAGGAACGATCAACGGCATTCCTGTCGTCATGCCGAAGAACTGGGGCAGCCATTTAGGAATTATCGATATGCAGCTTGAACAGGACGGCGGCAAATGGACAGTGAACAATGCCAGCGCAAAAACGGAAGCGATTGCCGGAAATGTGACGTCGCGAAACGAAACCGTCGTTTCCGCGATTAAAGACACGCACGAAAAAACGCTTGAATATGTCCGCGCGCCGGTTGGCCAAACGGAAGCCGATATTAACAGCTTTTTCGCACAGGTAAAAGACGATCCTTCAATCCAGATTGTCACAGACGCACAAAAATGGTATGCGGAAGATGTCATGAAGGGAACGGAATACGAAAACCTGCCGATTTTATCAGCGGGCGCGCCGTTCAAAGCAGGAGGACGCAACGGTGCTGATTATTATACAAATATTAAAGCAGGAAACCTTGCGATCAAAAACATCGGCGATTTGTATTTGTACGACAATACGCTCTATATCGTCAAACTGACGGGAAGCGAGGTGAAGGACTGGATCGAAATGTCGGCCGGGCAGTTCAATCAGATCGATCCTTCAAAATCGGGTGAACAGGCGCTCCTCAACCCCGATTTCAGGTCGTATAATTTCGATGTCATTGACGGTGTGACCTACCAGATCGATGTCACACAACCGGCAAAATACAATGCCTCAGGCGGGGTGAAAAATCCGCAGGCGAACCGCGTCAAACTGTTGTCTTACAACGGAAAACCCGTCCGCGACGACCAGGAATTCCTTGTCGTCACAAATAATTACCGCGCCTCCGGGGGCGGCGGATTCCCGCATCTGACTCAGGACAAAGTCGTTTATGCGGCGGCAGATGAAAACAGGCAGGTACTCATGAACTACATTATGGAAAAGAAAACGGTCAATCCCGCCGCAGACAACAACTGGTCGATCGCTCCGATTAAAGGAGCCGACGTGACATTCGAGTCTTCCCTCCTCGCCAAACCGTTTGCTGAAAAAGCGCAGGACATCGATTTTGTCAGGGAATCCGAAAACAAAGGATATGGCGTCTATAAGCTGAACTTTGACGGTTCAGAGCCTCCAGTTGATGATGAAAACTGGACATTAACAGTCATGCACACGAACGACACGCATGCCCACCTTGATGGAGCGGCAAGGCGCGCTGCCAAAGTGAAAGAAATCCGCAGTGAAACAGAAAACAATGTGCTGCTCGATGCCGGCGACGTCTTTTCCGGCGATCTGTATTTTACAAAATGGAACGGGCTCGCCGATTTGAAACTGATGAACATGATGGGCTATGACGCCATGACTTTTGGCAACCATGAATTTGATAAAGGACCGAAAGTGCTCGCAGACTTTCTCAGCGGAAACGGAACCGCGGTTGACCCGGAAAACACATACCGGTTTGAAAAGCCGGATTTTCCGATCGTCAGCTCTAATGTCGATGTTTCAAAAGAACCTGAACTGAACAAATTTCGAAAAGAGCCGTCTGTCTTAAAGGCGGGCGAAAAGAAAGAAAGCGGAATCTACCCATATATTCTGCTAGATGTAAACGGGGAACAAGTCGGCGTCTTCGGGCTGACGACGGAAGATACGTCATATACGTCAAGCCCGGGGCCGAACATTGTGTTTCATGACGCTTATCAGTCAGCGGAGAAAACGGTCAAGGAACTGAAAGAAAAAGAAAAGGTCAACAAGATCATCGCCCTCACCCATCTCGGCCACAACCGCGACCTTGAGCTCGCCAAAAAAGTGAAGGGGATCGATCTGATCATCGGCGGGCATACACACACACTCGTCGATCATTTGGAAGTCGTGGAAAATGAGGAGCCGACGATCGTCGCACAAGCAAAAGACTATGGGCAGTTTTTAGGGAGAGTCGATGTTACATTCGATAACAACGGTGTCATCCAAACGGACAAGTCAAGCTCTCATTTGATCGCGATTGATGAAAATACCGCGGAAGACAGCGCCGCCAAAGAGGATCTCGACCGTTTTAAAGAAGCCATTGAAGACTTAAAGACAAAGGTCGTCGGCTATGCCGATGTCCCGCTTGACGGAAAGCGCGAGCATGTCCGCTCAAAAGAAACCAACCTCGGGAACTTCATCGCTGACGGTATGCTGAGGAAAGCGAAACAAGCCGGCGGCGCTGATATCGCGATCACAAATGGCGGCGGAATCAGAGCAAGCATTGACAAAGGAGAGATTACACTCGGCGAAGTGCTCACCGTCATGCCGTTCGGCAACACGCTTTATGCCGCTGATTTGACGGGAGCGCAAATTAAAGAAGCGCTCGAGCACGGCGTCAGTCAGGTCGAAGAAGGCGGAGGCGCTTTTCCTCATGTAGCGGGTTTAACCTTTACATTCACATTGAGCAAGCCTGAAGGAGAGCGTATCCTTGATGTCAAGCTTGTCAATGAAAAAGGAGAATCTGAGCCGCTCGATCCGAAGAAAACGTACCGTGTCGCAACCAACAATTTCATGGGCGGCGGCGGTGACGGCTACTCCGTCTTTAAAGAAGCGAAAAACGGTGTAGACCTCGGGTTTACAGATTACGAGATTTTCACCGAGCAGCTAGATTCGTACGATGCGGTTTCGCCGAACATCGAAAACAGAATCACTGAAGTATTCCTGCCTGAAAAGCAGGCGGACGGCATCTGGACACTTGCTGAAAAGCCGTTTCAAACATACGCGGCAAACGCCAACCAGGCGATCGTCTATTTCCCTGACACAGAAAAAGAAAACATCAAGCTGAGCATGACAAAAGCACAGACTGATCTAGTAAAGAAAAGAACAAATGATCCAAACATTACATTGAAAAACGATAAAATCGCCATGCATCTCCCGGCCGTCAATCTGGCCAGCGAAGAAGCAAAGATCGCAATCAAGATCACAAAAGACATCAAACAGGCTGTCACAAACGTCTACGACTTCAGCATTCGGCAAAAAGGAAAAGCCGTCAGCACGTTTAAAGAGCCGGTCGGACTGTTTTTCCAAGTCGATCAGCCTGACAAAAAAAACAGCGTTTATTTTGTCGACCGGAAAAACAACCGCTTCACAAAGGTGAAAAACGGCTATAGCAAAGGGCATACGGTTGCCGGATATGTGAATCATTTCAGCGAGTATACCGTGTTGAATGCCAAACATGCCGGAACGCCTCCCGCAGCCCCGGGCGACGGCGGAGATGGCGGCGAAAAGCCTGCAGGACCTGACAGCAGCAATGGCGGGTCCGGCACTGATGGAGACGGCCATGATGACGGTCAAGCCCCACCGGATTCGTTCAACGGACAATTGCCTGATACGGCGACGAATATCTATAACTGGCTGATGCTCGGTTTTCTGCTGGTCGCTTTCGGGGGCGTCCTTTACCTTTATCAGCGGAAAAAACGCAGCCTCAAGCAAATGTGA
- a CDS encoding multidrug efflux SMR transporter, with amino-acid sequence MHWLYLCLAILFETAGTISMKLSNGFSKIIPSILLLVFYAASLVFLTLTLKTMDIAVAYAVWSGLGIVFISVMGFLYFGESISLLKVISIILIITGVVALNVAEHRPIN; translated from the coding sequence ATGCATTGGCTTTACTTATGTTTGGCAATCCTTTTTGAAACGGCGGGTACAATCAGCATGAAGCTTTCAAACGGTTTTTCAAAGATTATTCCGAGCATTCTGCTGCTTGTTTTTTATGCTGCGAGCCTGGTGTTTTTAACGCTTACCTTGAAAACAATGGACATCGCGGTCGCCTATGCGGTTTGGTCCGGATTGGGAATCGTCTTCATTTCCGTTATGGGGTTTCTTTATTTTGGTGAGAGTATCAGTCTCCTCAAAGTGATTTCGATCATTCTGATTATCACAGGAGTCGTCGCTTTAAATGTTGCAGAGCATCGGCCAATTAATTGA
- a CDS encoding DegT/DnrJ/EryC1/StrS family aminotransferase has protein sequence MIPLINLKKQFQKVKADILHEVELVLDSGQYILGPKVAELEKKIAAKLGAGEAVAVANGTDALVLTLEAFGIGKGDEVITTPFTFFASAEAVSRVGATPVFADVDRETYNLDPAKIEEKITPATKAIIPVHLFGQPADMDEITAVAKRHELIVIEDACQAFGATYKGRPVGSLGDAACFSFFPTKNLGTLGDGGMVTISDSEAAQRVKTLRTHGTSKKYFHDKIGYNSRLDELHAAILLILLEKIDGWNEQRRKIAAKYNESLREASFTLPAEKEDRTHIYHLYCIGAKNRQEIMQLLKDEDIHSGVYYPCCLHLQDVYASLKYKKGDFPVAESLSETLFAVPMDPFLTNEEQEQVISVLLGTGGGQK, from the coding sequence ATGATTCCGCTAATCAATTTAAAAAAGCAGTTTCAAAAGGTGAAAGCCGACATTTTACATGAAGTCGAACTTGTATTAGACAGCGGCCAATATATATTGGGGCCGAAAGTCGCGGAGCTGGAGAAAAAAATAGCCGCAAAGCTCGGAGCGGGAGAAGCCGTAGCGGTTGCGAACGGTACGGACGCGTTAGTGCTGACGCTCGAAGCATTCGGCATCGGCAAGGGAGATGAAGTCATCACAACGCCGTTTACGTTTTTCGCCAGCGCCGAAGCCGTCTCAAGAGTCGGTGCGACTCCAGTGTTTGCCGATGTCGATCGGGAAACCTACAATCTTGATCCGGCTAAAATAGAGGAAAAAATCACACCGGCGACAAAGGCGATCATTCCCGTTCATCTTTTCGGCCAGCCGGCTGATATGGATGAAATCACGGCGGTGGCCAAACGGCATGAACTGATTGTGATCGAGGATGCGTGCCAGGCGTTCGGCGCCACATATAAAGGCCGCCCTGTCGGCAGTCTTGGGGATGCAGCCTGCTTTTCATTTTTTCCGACGAAAAATTTGGGAACCTTGGGTGACGGAGGCATGGTGACCATCTCGGACTCTGAGGCGGCCCAACGGGTCAAAACGCTCAGAACGCATGGCACGAGCAAAAAATACTTTCACGACAAAATCGGCTATAACAGCCGGCTCGATGAATTGCACGCGGCCATTTTGCTGATTCTTCTTGAAAAGATCGACGGCTGGAATGAACAAAGAAGGAAAATCGCTGCAAAGTACAATGAATCATTGCGAGAAGCTTCATTTACACTGCCGGCGGAAAAGGAGGACCGCACACATATCTATCATCTCTATTGTATCGGCGCGAAAAATCGCCAGGAGATCATGCAATTGCTGAAGGACGAGGACATCCACTCAGGTGTTTACTATCCGTGCTGTCTTCATCTGCAGGATGTTTACGCTTCTCTGAAATACAAAAAAGGAGATTTTCCTGTCGCAGAGTCTTTATCGGAAACTTTGTTCGCCGTCCCGATGGATCCTTTCCTGACAAACGAAGAACAAGAACAGGTCATCTCCGTCCTGCTTGGCACAGGAGGCGGGCAAAAGTGA